In Phaseolus vulgaris cultivar G19833 chromosome 7, P. vulgaris v2.0, whole genome shotgun sequence, the genomic stretch CACCATTCGTAACATTGCTGATGGGTTTCCTGTTTTGAAAGGTACCATCTTTGAAAGTGGAATTGATGCCTGTTTTGCTTCCCATAAAAAGTCTGAAGCTTACCTTTTCAAAGGAGAGGAGTATGTGCGTATCAAATTCACCCCAGATGCATATGGTGACGTTCTTCTGGGTGATGTGACTCCTATCCTTGATGGTTGGCCATGTCTTAAAGGCATTTTGCCTGTAAGTTAAAGAAGGCTTCACTCTCCATCAAAAAACATGGTCTCATAATATGCTACAAATAAGGCTGTCATTGCCCACGTTTGTTTCTTTCTCTTTAATGTAACATTAGGATTGAATGCCTCTTTCCTTTCCTAATGTAACAACTATCTGCATGTTTGTCATTcctattttcatattataaataaaaagtgtgtggttgtgtgtggtTTGGTTTAACAGATATGTGTGTATTTTAAACTTCCAAAGCATATATAAACCAAGAACCTCTCTAATGTAAACTTGAAGTAGAACTAATCTGCTAAGCACTTCCTGTCATCATGGATTCATATGTTCCAATCTTGTTCATTGATGTGCTTTGCTTTCTTGCCTCATTATTTCTCTCTTACTTTCTCCACTTGTAGAAACTGCAAAAAGAAGCAAACCCTTCTCAACCATACCAGCACagcaatgaaaaagaaaagaacctGCATAAAATCACACACCAACACACTCACAACTGTATCAGCTAATTCAATTGTAATTGTAGTGTGCCAGGAGAAGACATCGTATCACTccattcaaatttaattaaatattaaaaagttaacAGTAATTTCAGTTAGATTatgttaatttaaataaatattaacaataaataatattaacattgactaatactaatactaatttaaattaaatacaaatattaaaaagttacAGTAATTTCAGTAAGACTGatgttaatttaaataaatattaacaataaataatattaacgtTAACCGATACCAATTTAAATTAAatgcaaatattaaaaaataagtttagcATTGATTAGGCTAATACTAAATTTAATAACTattaaaaatagagaaaagttgaaaacataattttatctTAACTATGTACTTTTAAGAAATTTATTGCAGTTTATATATAGGTGTGGAAGATATCAATAAATTATTAGAAGGTATCCCTTGTCATGTATTTCTATTACAAATTTACATTTTTCCTacatgattttaaaataaaatgtggaAAACTAGCTCATTTCAATTCTGATTTTGTCAACTTTTTGAATGAATACATGATACAACGTGAATTTTGATATCAAAGATGAATATAGGCAACTCTAAACTTGTGTGTCAAAGGCACTGAGACAAGGTGCAAGGATTTGTTTTAATCATATCGAgttctttctatttttcttttatcagcaaaaataaataaataaatgtgaaacacttccaacccttatataccttgggttaAAGCTCACaatattcaaaacaaaaacaacaatcCCTCAAACAGTAGAAAAAACATATATCCAACCAAAGATAAATAACttgtttttaattgaaaatatgcAAACTAAAGTATAAGACACCAAtatgaaaaggaaaaacaagttGAAGAAATTTTGGAAGTAATCAAAGACCAGacgaaaaaatttcaaaatgatcAATTACTCGtcctttaaaaatttgtttattacGATGAGTTGTTTGTATGTAGTTAATTGTGTAAATAACTTATTATTTATATGGAGATGCATTAAAGCCCtagaacattttatttttacttttagatTTTTTCTGTGACATTAGATGAATGGTCAAGTGATGAAATAGATGCAATGGTTGAAGTTGGAGGAAATTCTTGTGCTAATTCACTGAGGCTTATTGAATTATACAAATCTTATTTTCAATctcagtaaaaaaaataaaaattctgaGGATCTGCCagtatgaaaataaaattggtGTTTGGTGTTAACAAGTAACAACCCACATTAATTAATCAACAACTATATATTTAGTGGGCTCTAAAATTATGAATGTGAGTTCATTAGTGTCAACTTTTGGTCAACACTATtttattgctaatttttaaatgattttttttaattaaagcaGTTTAATATTGTCAAAGTtgattttaatacaattttttattttaaaaattatttaatgtataattgattatttctATACTAAATGTAATCAACACTAAATAacgtatatatttttaaaaagtttcgCATACAATGCAATCATCttcaataaaaggagaaaaaaacataaacaagatattttgtgatagttattttaaataaaaaaaaaagtagtcaCTATCTATAACCATGTTcgcaattaaaaatataaagaatcgcaattaaaaatataaagaatttaaagttcttactttataattaaaatttaaatgtatttaattaaaataatccaattaatctcataaaaatctaaaatattaaatttactaaaaaaaatttacccTGAATCAAAcaagatattttaaatttttataaaaaaaaattaccaacTTAAAAATTTATATCAAAAGAGACTATTAAAGTTTGTTCAGTTAAAAACTTTTtggtttttttgaaaataagaataaaatttcacTGGAACTTTAACTAATTAGTTATGTTAAGAATTTCATTTATAGCATCCAGTGATGATTGTGATAATCTTCAGAGTTTAATATGATggttaaaaaaaagttgaaatctattttagaaaaaaaatcgaGATTTAATATGGTTAacttttaaagtttaatttcGTAGTTAAAAGAATATGTAGTCTCttttttacttatatattacatgaaagatattttaattaatctgacaattataattaatatgtcataaaatattttcaaaaactataaagtttacatacatacatacatacataaatttattaaaattcaaataaaatataaatatttactttaaataattttttgcaCGAATTTAAATTTAGTGAACTGTGaacatatatttttactaattcgattttaaaaatatggataataattataaaatcgaGTAAATTTTGGgccttaaaattttaaagagcCTTACAGGCCTCCACACAgcccattttttaaaaatcgaGCTTTCTTTAACGGGCTTCTTCTTTCTGCTGCACCCCTACGGTTTTCTGATTTTAATAGGAATATTTACATAATATTGTCGGAGTGCAGGAATAAGAACAtatgggtgtaggaagaaacttCCTCTTTAACGACACAAAATAtgggcttcttcttcctgcatccctacatttttcttcctgcaccccacaattttctaaatcccgAAATTGgccttaatattttatttggaaAAGGATACCGTGGTCACCGGAAATAGGAATCTGgaagtgtgctacggattcaacAATCTGgaactgaatattttttttttctggatgaGGGGTGTTCTGGAAAcaatttttgcataaattattgattttcagATTGCTGAATCCGGAAGTGTAATTCTATTACATATTCATGGATCCGGAAtgcttttttttaaattacggATTTTTGAATCCAGAATGCATAtttctgttacggattggtggatccagaatgcttttttttgaatgatacatattttgaattatagattggtggatccgaaatTTTACCGGAAGTGCCAATCCGAAATTTTTCCGGATTCCATaatccataatgcaaaaaataaatatagttcaAGTTCATTTTAGgttttttaaagaataatagggacaatttggtctttgcataacattgtgggggtgcaggaagaaaaatgtaggagtgcaggaagaaactgccatcGGTGATTCTTGGCAAAGGCAGAAAAGTACCCTATATTGGTGATGTGTTGAAGAATTGTGTAGGACCACTCCTCTATTTTATCAAACCTTACACTCTTTTAAACCATCCATGTTCTAATACCCCAAGCTTTCAGGGACAGTCCTTGAGAGAGAAACTTCCAACTTTCATTTCACATCTCTATCAAATCAATGAAGTAATTCCTTTCAAATTCTATAAAATCAATATGTCAAAACAACACTATAAATACAATATAATCTATGTCTAAATAGATgaaatgattatatatatatggcTTCTGTTTTGGGAAGGAAGAGTCAGATATGGGGCATAGAAATGGGTTAAAAATCTGTGGGAGTTGTCCTATAGATTGTACAttgtttattatgttttaaattgaAGTTTAATATGTTATTAGTTTGCTTATTGTTCACAGTCAGTATCATCTGCCCCACATCTCACAACAAACATTTAATATACACCAAATTATgtcttttatttaatattgttaTGATTCCATTAACTACTCACTTTAAAGTGGAATTGATGTGTGTTTTGCTTTTTCATGAAGAATCTGAAGCTTACCTTTCAAAGAAGAGAAGTATGTACCTAAACTTTCCACAATCATCAAGTTTGCAAAAGAGTAGACCCATTTATTTTATAGTTGAATCAAATTAATTGAGTGAATGAAATGTATCTCCAAATTAATGTTACCCATAAATTTACATTGAGATGTTGATATTTCTGTTGTCAAAACAAATAGGGGggtataattattaatttacatCATCACCACAATGCTGAACCAAATCCTTAAGGATTCAGATTCAATTTCGCCATTTACATAACCAAATAATTTTACAAGGTTTTGAAGCTCAAAAGAACTGTCAAAAAGAGGGCCTGAAATTACTTTTGGTTAAGAGACACACTCCAAGGGCAAAATAATCTCAGCTAAGACAAATATAACAGCATAAATTCTGTCAAGACATCTTTTTTCCTTTGTTGCTTCGAAATGGTGATAACAAAGAGAAAGAGCGAGAAGCTGCATAAGAATGATATGTTAGatcaaatattaatttgaatCTAGATAAGATGAAGTAAGAGTTGATTGAAGGTCACTTACACTTTTCAGGAGTTGTAGTTGGGGGAGTTTCATCTCGAGAGATCAAATTCTTCAAAGTATGAACTAAGACAGCATACAAACAATACCAATATGATGATAAGCTTGAGTATATTAGTCATCTTACAAATGAGTATATTAGTAATATGATGGTTTCTGTTAGAATCATGCTACCTTCATTGGGGGAACCATTCTTTCCAATCTGATTTGCTTTAGGACCATCGATACTGTTGCGCCCAGCAGCAGGTGGCGAGTCATGGTTGTCATGGTTCTTTTTTCCAAATTTCAACAGCCGTTTCAACCCTTTAGATGATTCCTTTACCTGAGGCTTCTCAATCAGCTCGGGAATCTTCTCAAGAGTTGAATTTCGGGAATCAGACACTCGTGATCTAAAAGTCTCCATACCAATTGATGCACTGTCAAAGCTTGCAGAAGGTGCTTTACTGTCCTCGGAGCTTTGGGTACTAGAATCTTCCAAAGAAGAAACTCGAGCATGATAATTTTTCTCAGTAATATGAATGCTGGACGATTTTGTAGGCTGTTTCTCCATATCATTCATTGTAACCTGATTTTGGAAGAAAATACGTTCAAAACTGATGTATAAGAAGTTCTCTCATGCATGGAAATTTCAGATAAACAACTATGATACAGGCACGTAGACAACAGGTCAAATTAGAATTTCCTTGACCTTGCAGTTACATATCTAAAATAACACACCACTCCTGaaattaattatcaaatatCAGCAAATTTCTCCTAATGATTGAACATAACACACCTTGGATGATCCGGGTTGCACATGTGGTTTGTTGTCTGAGGTTTCTGTATCTATTGAAACTGATGTATGAACGGCAACATAACTTGGCACTGTCTCAGTTTTCTCCCTCACATTATCATTCGCATACTGTCTCTTCGGTATCCGTGTTTTTTCTTTTGCCTTGCCATCATTACTATTGGGAGCACAAGGTTTTTCACGTTCAAGCACTACAACAGTCTTCTCAATAATAGGATTGTTTTCTTCATCGTCAAGAGGTGAGATTTcaaattcaattttcttcagCAAGGTGCCTTCTAAATTCAAGGAAGACTTGCTAACATTCGGCTTCAGTGTCCTCTCTTTAACTGAGGATCCAGTTTGGACAATGTCATTTGCTTTAGATGTTCCGATTCTTAGTTCAGGGAGTGTTGTAGTCTTGCTTTTATCATGATTCACAATAGCAGAAATCTTTCTGATATCAGTCTCATTAGCTGCTTTAGTAATTGAAGTTTTCCTAGCACCTCTAGGTTTAACAGACACCGAGGAAGAATGACGAATGGTACTCATTTTAGGCTCTGACAATCTTCTAATTCTCGCCATGGATGCCTTATTGTCAGTGGTACCGTCACCCTTCTCTTGCTTGGATTCAGGCAGAGAAGGTGCTGATCGACTTAATTTGTTTGTATTCAATCTGCTGATTTTTTGGGCTTTTGAAGAATCattggatccaacagaagcagTTCTGATTGGAAATCTTTGGAAGGGTGAGGATGAATTTGGCTCTGAATCACTAAATTTAGAGCCTTTATAAGAACTAGGTGAAAGCTTCACGGGAATCTGTTTCTTCGTTTGCTGTGGTGGTGTGGATAACTTGGTGGTCATTGAATTACTCCTGGCAGCAATTCTCCTTTGCCTCTCCATCTTTAAAGCATCAAGGCGttttttctcttcctcttcctAGTTATTATCATAAATACgaaagaagaaataaatagATTTGAGAAGTTGATGAACAACCTTAAAACATGAATCTCTCACAAATCTAACTTTAAACATACTAAATGCAATGTACTTCAATTGTATGTTAAGCATGTGCAATACAAACATGAAACAGGAGTTTTAGTAATTAGGGGAATGTAGATTACTTCTCTTTGTTCATATTGTGGAGATCAGCTTAgtaaagaagaaataaatagatttaagaaaaagatgaaCAACCTTGAAAACATGcaatataaatttaaacataCTAAATGCAATGTACTTCAATTGTATGTTAAGCATGTGCAATACAACCTTGAAaacatgaaatataaatttaaacataCTAAATGCAATGTACTTCAATTGTATGTTAAGCATGTGCAATACAAGCATGAAACGGGAGTTTTAGAAGTTAGGGGAATGTAGATTACGTTCTCTTTGTTCATTTTCTGTAGATCAACTTTgtaaagaagaaataaatagATTTGAGAAAGATGAACAACCTTGAAAACATGAATCTCTCACTAATCTAGATTTAAAACATACTAAATGCAATGTACTTCAATTGTATGTTAAGCATGTGCAATACAAACATGAAACGGGAGTGGGAGTTTTAGTAGTTAGGGGAATATAGATTACCTtctctttcttcattttctggaGATCAACTTTGTAATTCCGTAGTCTTTCAGCACGTGCTCGTGCTTCATCCAATGGACTCAGTTTATTAGTCTTTCCTCTCCTTATTGGCCCAGGAGTCTTTTTTAGATCAGAAATATTTGCAGTAGGttttgatttcagatctttgtCCAACATCTTGGATTTTGGTTTCAGACCTTTGTTCTTTTTATCTTGCAAAGCGCCACCCCCAGTCTGAGCCTGCATTTCACAGTCGAAGGCATGATCATAATCCATTGCCCCCTTTTCTGCTCCTCGTTCAGGCATCAGACTCAATTCATTTGGCTGATAATTGGAATTATTCTCTTCCTTCTTGTGTACCTTGGGGAACTCTGAGTCCATGTCAATAGCATTTCTCTCAAGATTTCCTGAATCATTGACTCTGACTACATATGAGTCATCATTCATATCATGAAACAACTTCCTTTCCAATTTTTGGCTTGAATAACCAAATTCATTAACAAAATCACCATTTCCGCCCCTTCTATAACCAATCCTTCCATCTATTTCTAAAGACTGCATAGCATCCACAGACCTACCATTAACAGACTGTCCTGAGCTTCTAGATAACAAGAAACCATCATTGGGTGACCTAGGCATATGGGTCAATCCATTGCTAATTCTCTGCATATCTAAGGCGTCTCTACCACCTTGAGCTTCATGCATATTCCGCTCAGTAAAATCTATGGGATCATTCCCTACAAcatgtttttttcttctcacTTGATCAAACTTGTCTTGGTCAACAGCATGCCTATCTTCATCTACACCTCTCAGTAAACACTTTTGGAATGCTAGCCACTGTCCTCCATCAGCATCTTTCCCAGAGTCTGTTACTTCCTTATCAGATAAATTCAGTCTTTTAAAGGATTTGTCACTGGATCCTCTTCTTTTTGATGCCTTAACAGATTCCTTaacctctttttcttcatcagTTTCAGAGGAATAATCTGAAGATGACCCACATCCAGAAGATCGTTCTGTCTTTGTAATGTAATTGATGTTCCGAATGACCACCATACCAGATCTGTGTCTTCCTGATCGGCCAGCCTTCTTCCGTCGTTCTCCAGTCAGTGAACCCTCTCTCTCCATGGCCATTTCATCTTGAGTTTCAGATTCAGTAAGCTGTCCATTATTCATGGAATGCATTA encodes the following:
- the LOC137827565 gene encoding COP1-interacting protein 7-like isoform X1, whose protein sequence is MNSSTRLDSVMFQLTPTRTRFDLVITVNGKKEKVASGLLNPFLSHLKAAQDQIAKGGYSIVLVPKLDTDASWFTKGTIERFVRFVSTPEILERVYTVESEIAQIEEAIAIQGNNSVGMSFVEENQIKHVENIEGNFERTGRKNQQDTNEDRAIVLYKSDTQPLHTNGSTKSEGNSKVQLLKVLETRKSALQKEQGMAFARAVAAGFDIDYMPALMSFAECFEASRLMDACRNFISIWKIKHESGHWLEIEAAKVTPNRADSSAINASGIVVSNMVATSHTELDSESNGKTNSEDRQPTPGYQDNVQGHFPINGFSSWPVHSPPGALPMFQPYPVQGIPYYQTYPGNIPLMQPVSSPMEDSRLNASPNVGHVMHSMNNGQLTESETQDEMAMEREGSLTGERRKKAGRSGRHRSGMVVIRNINYITKTERSSGCGSSSDYSSETDEEKEVKESVKASKRRGSSDKSFKRLNLSDKEVTDSGKDADGGQWLAFQKCLLRGVDEDRHAVDQDKFDQVRRKKHVVGNDPIDFTERNMHEAQGGRDALDMQRISNGLTHMPRSPNDGFLLSRSSGQSVNGRSVDAMQSLEIDGRIGYRRGGNGDFVNEFGYSSQKLERKLFHDMNDDSYVVRVNDSGNLERNAIDMDSEFPKVHKKEENNSNYQPNELSLMPERGAEKGAMDYDHAFDCEMQAQTGGGALQDKKNKGLKPKSKMLDKDLKSKPTANISDLKKTPGPIRRGKTNKLSPLDEARARAERLRNYKVDLQKMKKEKEEEEKKRLDALKMERQRRIAARSNSMTTKLSTPPQQTKKQIPVKLSPSSYKGSKFSDSEPNSSSPFQRFPIRTASVGSNDSSKAQKISRLNTNKLSRSAPSLPESKQEKGDGTTDNKASMARIRRLSEPKMSTIRHSSSVSVKPRGARKTSITKAANETDIRKISAIVNHDKSKTTTLPELRIGTSKANDIVQTGSSVKERTLKPNVSKSSLNLEGTLLKKIEFEISPLDDEENNPIIEKTVVVLEREKPCAPNSNDGKAKEKTRIPKRQYANDNVREKTETVPSYVAVHTSVSIDTETSDNKPHVQPGSSKVTMNDMEKQPTKSSSIHITEKNYHARVSSLEDSSTQSSEDSKAPSASFDSASIGMETFRSRVSDSRNSTLEKIPELIEKPQVKESSKGLKRLLKFGKKNHDNHDSPPAAGRNSIDGPKANQIGKNGSPNEVHTLKNLISRDETPPTTTPEKSSRSFSLLSPFRSNKGKKMS
- the LOC137827565 gene encoding COP1-interacting protein 7-like isoform X9, whose protein sequence is MAFARAVAAGFDIDYMPALMSFAECFEASRLMDACRNFISIWKIKHESGHWLEIEAAKVTPNRADSSAINASGIVVSNMVATSHTELDSESNGKTNSEDRQPTPGYQDNVQGHFPINGFSSWPVHSPPGALPMFQPYPVQGIPYYQTYPGNIPLMQPVSSPMEDSRLNASPNVGHVMHSMNNGQLTESETQDEMAMEREGSLTGERRKKAGRSGRHRSGMVVIRNINYITKTERSSGCGSSSDYSSETDEEKEVKESVKASKRRGSSDKSFKRLNLSDKEVTDSGKDADGGQWLAFQKCLLRGVDEDRHAVDQDKFDQVRRKKHVVGNDPIDFTERNMHEAQGGRDALDMQRISNGLTHMPRSPNDGFLLSRSSGQSVNGRSVDAMQSLEIDGRIGYRRGGNGDFVNEFGYSSQKLERKLFHDMNDDSYVVRVNDSGNLERNAIDMDSEFPKVHKKEENNSNYQPNELSLMPERGAEKGAMDYDHAFDCEMQAQTGGGALQDKKNKGLKPKSKMLDKDLKSKPTANISDLKKTPGPIRRGKTNKLSPLDEARARAERLRNYKVDLQKMKKEKEEEEKKRLDALKMERQRRIAARSNSMTTKLSTPPQQTKKQIPVKLSPSSYKGSKFSDSEPNSSSPFQRFPIRTASVGSNDSSKAQKISRLNTNKLSRSAPSLPESKQEKGDGTTDNKASMARIRRLSEPKMSTIRHSSSVSVKPRGARKTSITKAANETDIRKISAIVNHDKSKTTTLPELRIGTSKANDIVQTGSSVKERTLKPNVSKSSLNLEGTLLKKIEFEISPLDDEENNPIIEKTVVVLEREKPCAPNSNDGKAKEKTRIPKRQYANDNVREKTETVPSYVAVHTSVSIDTETSDNKPHVQPGSSKVTMNDMEKQPTKSSSIHITEKNYHARVSSLEDSSTQSSEDSKAPSASFDSASIGMETFRSRVSDSRNSTLEKIPELIEKPQVKESSKGLKRLLKFGKKNHDNHDSPPAAGRNSIDGPKANQIGKNGSPNEVHTLKNLISRDETPPTTTPEKSSRSFSLLSPFRSNKGKKMS
- the LOC137827565 gene encoding COP1-interacting protein 7-like isoform X5 yields the protein MFVRFVSTPEILERVYTVESEIAQIEEAIAIQGNNSVGMSFVEENQIKHVENIEGNFERTGRKNQQDTNEDRAIVLYKSDTQPLHTNGSTKSEGNSKVQLLKVLETRKSALQKEQGMAFARAVAAGFDIDYMPALMSFAECFEASRLMDACRNFISIWKIKHESGHWLEIEAAKVTPNRADSSAINASGIVVSNMVATSHTELDSESNGKTNSEDRQPTPGYQDNVQGHFPINGFSSWPVHSPPGALPMFQPYPVQGIPYYQTYPGNIPLMQPVSSPMEDSRLNASPNVGHVMHSMNNGQLTESETQDEMAMEREGSLTGERRKKAGRSGRHRSGMVVIRNINYITKTERSSGCGSSSDYSSETDEEKEVKESVKASKRRGSSDKSFKRLNLSDKEVTDSGKDADGGQWLAFQKCLLRGVDEDRHAVDQDKFDQVRRKKHVVGNDPIDFTERNMHEAQGGRDALDMQRISNGLTHMPRSPNDGFLLSRSSGQSVNGRSVDAMQSLEIDGRIGYRRGGNGDFVNEFGYSSQKLERKLFHDMNDDSYVVRVNDSGNLERNAIDMDSEFPKVHKKEENNSNYQPNELSLMPERGAEKGAMDYDHAFDCEMQAQTGGGALQDKKNKGLKPKSKMLDKDLKSKPTANISDLKKTPGPIRRGKTNKLSPLDEARARAERLRNYKVDLQKMKKEKEEEEKKRLDALKMERQRRIAARSNSMTTKLSTPPQQTKKQIPVKLSPSSYKGSKFSDSEPNSSSPFQRFPIRTASVGSNDSSKAQKISRLNTNKLSRSAPSLPESKQEKGDGTTDNKASMARIRRLSEPKMSTIRHSSSVSVKPRGARKTSITKAANETDIRKISAIVNHDKSKTTTLPELRIGTSKANDIVQTGSSVKERTLKPNVSKSSLNLEGTLLKKIEFEISPLDDEENNPIIEKTVVVLEREKPCAPNSNDGKAKEKTRIPKRQYANDNVREKTETVPSYVAVHTSVSIDTETSDNKPHVQPGSSKVTMNDMEKQPTKSSSIHITEKNYHARVSSLEDSSTQSSEDSKAPSASFDSASIGMETFRSRVSDSRNSTLEKIPELIEKPQVKESSKGLKRLLKFGKKNHDNHDSPPAAGRNSIDGPKANQIGKNGSPNEVHTLKNLISRDETPPTTTPEKSSRSFSLLSPFRSNKGKKMS
- the LOC137827565 gene encoding COP1-interacting protein 7-like isoform X7, giving the protein MFVRFVSTPEILERVYTVESEIAQIEEAIAIQGNNSVGMSFVEENQIKHVENIEGRKNQQDTNEDRAIVLYKSDTQPLHTNGSTKSEGNSKVQLLKVLETRKSALQKEQGMAFARAVAAGFDIDYMPALMSFAECFEASRLMDACRNFISIWKIKHESGHWLEIEAAKVTPNRADSSAINASGIVVSNMVATSHTELDSESNGKTNSEDRQPTPGYQDNVQGHFPINGFSSWPVHSPPGALPMFQPYPVQGIPYYQTYPGNIPLMQPVSSPMEDSRLNASPNVGHVMHSMNNGQLTESETQDEMAMEREGSLTGERRKKAGRSGRHRSGMVVIRNINYITKTERSSGCGSSSDYSSETDEEKEVKESVKASKRRGSSDKSFKRLNLSDKEVTDSGKDADGGQWLAFQKCLLRGVDEDRHAVDQDKFDQVRRKKHVVGNDPIDFTERNMHEAQGGRDALDMQRISNGLTHMPRSPNDGFLLSRSSGQSVNGRSVDAMQSLEIDGRIGYRRGGNGDFVNEFGYSSQKLERKLFHDMNDDSYVVRVNDSGNLERNAIDMDSEFPKVHKKEENNSNYQPNELSLMPERGAEKGAMDYDHAFDCEMQAQTGGGALQDKKNKGLKPKSKMLDKDLKSKPTANISDLKKTPGPIRRGKTNKLSPLDEARARAERLRNYKVDLQKMKKEKEEEEKKRLDALKMERQRRIAARSNSMTTKLSTPPQQTKKQIPVKLSPSSYKGSKFSDSEPNSSSPFQRFPIRTASVGSNDSSKAQKISRLNTNKLSRSAPSLPESKQEKGDGTTDNKASMARIRRLSEPKMSTIRHSSSVSVKPRGARKTSITKAANETDIRKISAIVNHDKSKTTTLPELRIGTSKANDIVQTGSSVKERTLKPNVSKSSLNLEGTLLKKIEFEISPLDDEENNPIIEKTVVVLEREKPCAPNSNDGKAKEKTRIPKRQYANDNVREKTETVPSYVAVHTSVSIDTETSDNKPHVQPGSSKVTMNDMEKQPTKSSSIHITEKNYHARVSSLEDSSTQSSEDSKAPSASFDSASIGMETFRSRVSDSRNSTLEKIPELIEKPQVKESSKGLKRLLKFGKKNHDNHDSPPAAGRNSIDGPKANQIGKNGSPNEVHTLKNLISRDETPPTTTPEKSSRSFSLLSPFRSNKGKKMS